TTCAATCCATTCCCCCAGGtgcaggtgtgtgtgtgtgtgtcctaTAAAAGCCGCCCGCATTCGCCTTGCCTCTAATTCGCATCGATCACACTACCGAGTATTGACACAACGGAGCACTACCTATCCTGGAGCAGTACGCCTCCTACATGTTTAGCGGCAGCATGCATagctacggcggcggcggcgccatggccacgGACGCGGCGTTGGACACCGGCGGGGACGACATGCAGCGCCTGCTCAACGAGCTGATGCTCGACATGGCCGCCAAGTCCGACTCCTTCGACGACGACATGGAGGCGGcctcctccgagtcctcgtcgtCCGCCTGCTCGGCCAACAGCCAGGAGGCCAGCCGGCGGCCGCAGCAGCCGCAGCCGGACGGCGACCGCACCACCAGCGACAACAACAACAAGGGTTccaagaagcagcagcagccctTCATCGGCGTGCGCAAGCGTCCCTGGGGCAAGTTCGCGGCCGAGATCCGCGACTCCACGCGCAAGGGCGCCCGCGTGTGGCTGGGCACCTTCGACAGCCCCGAGGCCGCCGCGATGGCCTACGACCAGGCCGCCTTCTCCGTGCGCGGCGCCGCAGCCGTGCTCAACTTCCCCGTGGAGCGCGTGCAGGAGTCGCTGCGCGCGCTGGCGCTCTCCTCCGCCGCCCCTGCCGCGGGCGGCTCCCCTGTCCTGGCGCTCAAGCGCCGCCACTCCATACGCAAGCGCTCCCCgaacaagaacaagaagcagcggcagcagcagcaacaggtgGCCGTGGCCGCcgcaccacagcagcagcagcagccgccgcagcCCCCGTGCCCCGGCGGCAACGTTGTGGAGCTGGAGGACCTCGGCGCGGATTACCTTGACGAGCTCCTCCGGGTGTCATCCGAGTTCCATTGGCAATAATCCGTAGTGAATGGCGGTCGTGCAAGGTGCAAGCCAAGCGAGGTTTAGTCGTGGATCGAGTTcagttgccatcagaattcagaaagcATGCAGACTGCAGAGCACTCCTGCGTGCCCTGCCCTGTCCTCGCTTGCCAATTGCGAGATCGATGACGActgtgctcttcttcttcttggatataTATATTCGCTTGTGTTTAATCAATACCGGCCCCACCACCGATCTCTGTTGCTTCAGTTTTCCTGTGTCAATTTTCTCAATACAAACTAGTTAAACGCTAATACATACTCACCTCTATAAATACAAGCATGCACGTATACTTTACCCCTCTAAAAGAATTAAGCTCTTTAGATTAGTTTAATTAACAAAGTCACCATAACTAGCACTATTTCGTTACAGAGAATGCAAATATCAATGCCAAGTGTAGAAGATATGTCCGAGTACGAGAAACTAACTAGTTGAGCTACTTTCTGTTTGCTTTCTTTTCTTGAGCTCGCGAGGGATTTGGCATTTTGGCTACAACCTTTTCAAGTAAttcatttttttttgaagaaacatGAGTTACCCCCTACTTGCAAATACAATACAAGAAAGAACCAACAGTTTACATCAGGAAACAAAAAAGGTGAGAAAGTAAGAGATCCGTAAGATTACAAATAAACAAACCTCCATTGCTCAAACAGAGGGTAATAACTTTTAAAGTGATTTTCTCTATACCTTTtctcctttttttaaaaaaaaactgtgATATCATATATAGAGCGTGGCAGCCATGAACCAATACTGATAGCAATATTTTAACAATCCGAGAGGCGTTACGTATATCGGGTCCAACTCGGTGTAGACCAACACAAATCGGCGTGGCACAAGCAAATTTGCCTAGGTGCACATGGCATTTTTTTTTACATGTATGAGTATGATATGTGCAGTCTTCATCCTGGACACAATCAAAGACCATCTTCGAGCATTTGTTGTGCAATTAAAAAAAGCTGGACCCTTGCTTTTTTATGCTAGTAAGCAATTCGGAAGCTTCCATGGATGGCCTGATGGGCCCTGGGGTTAACCCAATTTATTTACTTTACATATATACATGAGGCTCCGGAATCCAGGGGCAACGACCCATAACATAATGTTTGATTATATTAGTATAtaaatctatattttttttagaaTGATAGCGATGCAACCGCGCGTATGGTGTATATATTACACTAATGTATGTATATATTTCATTTGATTGCACGAGGCACAGTGCATATAAGGATAGATGAAGGATCCGACCCAGTCTCCTCTGGATCTGTCTGACTCTGTCCCCACGTCAGCCCCCACGTAGCATCTAGCTGACTATGTACATGGTCAGTGGTGGCGTCCGACAAGCAAACTAGCAAAGCAACCAGGAACCTTTTTTCTTCTCCCTGCTTTCTCTTCATTCGTCAATGCATCGTGAACTATAATAATGCAAtgtcttgttttatttgtttgaccTCCATGGAcgagagaagaagaaaaaatgcATGTTACTGCTGAtcaaatttcctttttttttttttgtttacgtAATTTTTCAACAGGTAGATAGACCGGAGGACGGAGGTATACCTATGCATGGTCTCGTGACAGATCATTACCAGATCAGTGGAGTTCCCCTGGTGCCCATACAATTGCCGCTCAAATTACTCCGTCGGGGGCATTTAATCGGAAAATTGCGTGATGCTCCGAGCGTTTATTCCGTACACACCAGGAGAAAGTGGTGTTCCATGTGCCTGGTCCATTCACTAGGAATAGCCTATCTGCACCAGGGAAGCTACACTGTAACGGCTGTTTGACGACGGTAACGGCTTCTTGTCCCCTGTGCTTTGGGCACAAAGCGCATGGGAAATCACATGTACATGTTACATACGGAGTAGCAATCACACTTGGGAAAAATTCAGGATCATATTTTTCTTATGCCCTGCTTGTTTATagatattttagaaaaaaaactttAGCCATAAAAATATGACATATATAACTAAAAAACAATGACATATGCCAATCTCTATCAAGAAAACAAATTGTTAGAGAGTCTAGTACAGTTTACTGGCTAAACTAatagtgtcgacagaatatcgtcggcagtcctccgaagggtaccccacgaaggtagattgatcggcagagatgcgtgtaatcaagaacaagaaggcaaccgaGACACATCAGTTAGACATGTACGGGCCGTCTggacgacgtaataccctactcctgttgtctgttgatttgtattgactatcgtatgatattacgtgtattttgaggggtcccctacccgccttatatagccgggggttagggttacaagtcgattagatctaggagataaccggtaagtaataacaggtTACAGGAATCACgggatcgagcatatcctaacagatttcgtagcatcttcaggatatcgcccttgatgccTTGTGGTACACGCCGAGCAGTATCGTACACCGTAAGTCTTCGTTTTGTGGGTTGGACCACCCCTGAAGGCGCAGCCTTGTATAcactgtgcaacgccgtcttgagcttgtccgagcaggtgtaatcaaagccgagcagtcagactcatggtccgaccaccctaatgagtcgccgagcagttgtgGACCGTAACCAACCAGCTTAACTGTCCGATCGAGCACGGGCtaacccaagtaaggcttgccagaaggatgtaaggagctcaagttcaaaatcaaaaatttcctcacagtggaccaagtgcgCCCACTTAGAGTGtgaccatgagaaagggagataatcttcttcaacttcaggaggcacggagtcttctagattCAAGAAAACAtactcactgcaaggtgaagtgtgcccacttagtccctgagcctgacagcaggtgacgtggtcacgtgatGCCAAggtccagaaagtagaagaaaggcagaagaccagccgagcaggcaaccagtccacgggCTGAACCCTGAAATGACAAATAGCAACCTTAAATTTGTCCTTCTCCAACAGTCTCCTACAATAGCTTTCTAAACAATTTGGTACTGGGAACCCCAAACTATTACTAACAAACCACAATTTTTTAATTTGGCAAGTCCAAATCTGGTCAAGAAACTTGGATTGACAACATGTGCTCATCAACATCCATACCCCCTTCAATGGTTTAACAATAGTGgtaggcaaaggtaacacaatctgcgcgtgtgcatttttctatcggatcatacAATGAATATGTTGATTTTGATGTTGTGCCTGTGCAAGCTTGTTCAATTTTGTTAGGCCACCCATGGTAATATGATATTGATATCCTATACACTATGGTAGACAAAATAAATACACATTTATACATAATGGTAAGAAAATTGCTTTGCTTCCATTAACTCTTGCTGAAATTGTGTAAtgtgaaaaggaacttgctgaaaagaaaaagaatgaaTATGCTTTAGATTCTAGCAAGACTCTAATGAACAATCAACTAGCATTAAATTGAAGGGATATGTTTTACTTGCATTGCTACTAAATCTGCTCTTGCTGAAATTGATGCTCATGTTGAAACATGTTATGTTTTAACTTTCAAAAAGGCTATATGTTCTATTGATCCTTATCCTAGCTccatgcctcttgttggtactaataTTTTGCATGACTTCGAGGATGTATTCCCAACTGGGAGCCCACGATGGCTGCCATCTTTGCAAGGGATTTAATGCTAAGACGATGATCTACTTTCTGAGCTACAATTTATGTCATCCTTTGGAGGAGAAGTTGTACTTCAGTCAAGGACGACTTTAATTAAAAAAAGTacggatgatgaggacatcactccatcAAATACAAGCCGAGGTGGACCAGCGTGGGTGTCCAACTCACCCACACCATagtagaggcccagtccaactcgaGTTGAAGTCCATCTCTAATTCTAGGAGCCGTCCCAGGTTAAATCGACTTAGAGGGCGCATACGGACTCcgtttcgacgatccatatatgcaTGAAAAGTTAATTTGATAAGCTAACCAATGgcattggtttcacatcaaaattcaTTCGGAGTCAATGagaatcgtcgaaataagtcagcgtctagaatctaccaAGATGTTAcaacatcgtcttttggtccatttggtcgttgttggtatttataagtgcaaatcaaatatgaaggattctgcaagcacacagaataccattatagcattttaccgggagtattccagatatcgttatttatattttaccacagggaaacaatggagtaaacacttattgagtaataaaggaatatctatcagtcaacataccagcataaCTAGAGCACGGGGTAAAGGTAATaataggaattaagcataatgacactcaggggatagatcactaagataatgtaaactagttaactcaggagaacaaaGGGTGAGATAGATTcatatgatattcttattataggatcgaagtatatatatacccgactatagctaatactaactctactcttgtgcacttcaggACCCCGCTATATGGTAGAGCTCCACAAAAGATAACTCTATTGACGCGACTAcgatcctacaatttaagaacatgTTTACATggagtggactacagaggatagaCGGCGTTGTCACCTCCTGCTGCTACCACATAGCTAGGGAACAGGGTGCTCTTATAGGCAAAGCatagtataagcaccacgcttacacgaGGCTCGGATACTTAGCCCAAccggtaaactagcaggctaagcgctctatgaacccgtacacaaaagtaatgatatcCTTAACTAAgcgagatatatattcaaagtatgtgtagccatgtagataggaatatgataaattgataataagtcttacaagatgtagaagtgaagatacaaggcttttccgagcctccaagactagatctggaacttgagcttgagctcaactcgaccctcactcccaagctactaatctactacattggagagttcttgacctaatcctcctggtgtgtaTTGATCTAAATGAGAGATACCTCAGGAGGGGGtaagggctgatatatatagggggtagtgtcaatcctggaccctcggatcaaaccgaccttgAGCAACAGTGTAAATTTGATCTATAAGGTGGTGAAGAACCAACATAAGGAGAggctgacctatgggacccataggccggccgacctgcaggtggggccggccagccccccTGTCAGCCTCTTGGCTCCATCTTTGGTAGAGAGTCTtctggagtgttctagagtcttcctaagtCGGTTTCGGCGCAGATAAATGTGATTTGATCTgatgattgggtccaccttgatggttttctggataaatcctcctacaaacatagattcaccaaaactcatggaatttattagtttaaatccctatacctatgtttggtgatggaattaagtatatatgtaggatatgttgatggtttataattgtcaTTAACCATTGTCAACAAGTTaccccaagcttaccctttgctagtctctgagcaaagttaaacttgaacaatggatcaggggttgctacaatgctttcacgcctcaaaggtacacatgcgttcaatcaaaaattctccttcaGAATAAACTGacttaactttcaaacttacccatattagcttcaaccatggggcttcttagccttcacttggatcttgagtagttgaaagacagaacgatcaagttaaGCACTACGTCTCATGTGTTTTTTTGCTCAACCTTATTCTAGAGGTTTTATTAGTTTTTTTAAATAGAACTTAGAGATTCCTTTATATGACACTTTCAGATCCctctatatgtggtatttttagATCCTCACTCTCTAAACTCTCTttatatatggtatttgtggatcctctccAAGGCGTATCTTATTGTTGCCTTTTGATCCTAAAGCctttgtggagttcataggtagggataaAACGAGAGAGCATATTTGCAATgcgtatattgtaaagtcaaacaatagatccaaagagaaaaatgtcatacaatcaaatcaagatgtgcatgtgtgtggaatatttggtggatatatatggtggctgtcctaattctactatgctccttgaaaacatatctctctcttaAAATTTGGAAACATTTTTGCGAGAGAATAGGGGctatctttattctttttttcaggcgggcatctaagtacccattattttaaatACTTGAGACATCTTTATGtacattttttttcttgttttcttatttttctcttttttcaaacttttgcatagccccatgtttcttttttgcaacaaaactttcaaagagatatcaacaagaacttggagcatttattttgagtgaaaacctaacaagcatgtttttgtgtttacccCCAGtgcaggagtagaacatttttggttggatctaaatggaaggcatgtttCTATGCCTATTCcctgtgtaggagtagtgcatatgtgagtggagtgtatgtgatcttaaTTTTAAAAGCATGATACACTTCTCATAagagtcaacaaagcttgacaaaactcaacacatgTACAAGTAGCATAAAAGTGGAAGGTTTTTCTAATCTAAATATATATGGCAAGGTAGGAATTTTAGCTttatcatacaggaactcatcatgattgattttttttcatttttcaaaAGAATATACTCCAAAACTCAATTTTactttggaacaagataaatagcagctcagaccatctcatatcatatccatcaaccaCCTAGACTtaaatcaagcatatgctacccatgagtatCAAGTTCAAAGTAAGTTCTTATATGAAATCAAGTTTATCCAATACTTGAGAGAATTTCAGACTGAAAACTAGGcacttgaaagaaattacaacaaagcaactattcatcatatcCATAAAAAATATTGAGGATAAAGTCTTAAACTCCCAACTatgtttgttttattttattggaaCAAAAAACATTAAACAAAACTATCACACACACCCTTTTTTATTTTATCTTATTGCCAAAAATGCTTAAAAATAAAATGAAGCGAAAAGATACTTACCTGGATAATTGGAGATGCATCTCCCAAGCTAGCTTCTTCATAGGGATGTATCTCCCTCAAGCTGACTTTTgacttattttattttataagttttatgatttttttattgCTACCACAATGAACATTCATATGGGTTGTTACACACCACAAGGTTGCTCATATGGGACTTAAACATTTTCTTGATGCAAAACTTAAAATAAAACTAAACTAAGTTTATTATGTAGAGttataaattttttattttctttttatataTGCCATGTATACAggttttctaaatgcaatgcagaATTAAACATGCTAAAGTTTAAAACTAATGTATCTAAATTATATGAGTATGCAattatttttatcatatttttgAGATGCAAGACATGAATGAAAATGCTACATGTAATAAATAcatatggataactaccaagtTATCTTTCGGCGAGGGTTCGATATTTAAAGTCCTTCGAATGGGACTCCTCCTTGCGAAGTTCATTGATCGAGTACCTTAGTTCGCTCTTGaggatgaggattcttgtggtggcACCCCCAGTAGTGGTGCTTTCCAATGGTGGTGCCACCTTCGTCTGCTAAACCTATTTTAGTTTtgaatttgattttggtttgacaggttcatcCTTCTTggcttgttcttcctccttgttTAGTGTTTCACATTCAGTCATCAATAGTAGAAGCTAgcgacatcttgtgtgcatcattattgccagttcagaactttcacttgtgAAACTTGGGGATCGATTCCCCCACGCTTTGCTtaaagtgtgttctgctcataaagacaaggtagagatcaagtgcatgggctctgttggtggaaaaacacatCGGATCATGTTAAGGTTGACGTTTATGTGCATTGTTCcttcttataacatgggtgataagataaAAAGGATGAGTATGaatgtggcatttgaatacatttgtcaaaaatagtggagttgcttaaccgaTAGAAGGATTGTCCACCTTTAcaaaatgtatcaaactttacatgatcaAGACTAttatcttccaaagataagatatgtaAAATTTTacctcatttggttaagactatgagatcaagaaagtggtgctatgaacaaacttaaggaacaagacatgttgagttaatcaggttgaatCAAGTAAAGTTATAACTCAAACGTGTTTGTGTCTTGATTTATGTGAATACCAAGATCAAACGGatgctttttaaataatgaccacttaccttaagatgttatcTTTATTATTGGAGCGTGATGACTCTATGTGATAAAGGGTATATATTACACTAATGTATGTATATATTTCATTTGATTGCACGAGGCACAGTGCATATAAGGATAGATGAAGGATCCGACCCAGTCTCCTCAGGATCTGTCTGATTCTGTCCCCACGTAGCATCTAGCTGACTATGTACATGGTCAGTGGTGGCGTCCGACAAGCAAACTAGCAAAGCAACCAGGAACCTTTTTTCTTCTCCCTGCTTTCTCTTCATTCGTCAATGCATCGTGAACTATAATAATGCAATGTCTTGTTTTGTTTGTTTGACCTCCATGGACGAGAGAAGAAGAAAAATTGCATGTTTGCTGAtcaaatttccttttttttttttgtttacgtAATTTTGCAACAGGTAGATAGACCGGAGGACGGAGGTATACCTATGCATGGTCTCGTGACAGATCACTACCAGATCAGTGGAGTTCCCCTGGTGCCCATAAAATTGCCGCTCAAGTTACTCCGTCGGGGGCATTTAATCGGAAAATTGCGTGATGCTCCGAGCGTTTATTCCGTACACACCAGGAGAAAGTGGTGTTCCATGTGCCTGGCCCATTCACTAGGAATAGCCTATCTGCATCAGGGAAGCTACACTGTAACGGCTGTTTGACGATGGTAACGGCTTCTTGTCCCCTGTGCTTTGGGCACAAAGCGCATGGGAAATCACATGTATATGTTACATACGGAGTTGCAATCACACTTGGGAAAAATTCAGGATCATATTTTTCTTATGCCCTGCTTGTTTATagatattttagaaaaaaaactttAGCCATAAAAATATGACATATATAACAAAAAAACAATGACATATGCCAATCTCTATCAAGAAAACAAATTGTTAGAGTCTATTATAGTTTACTGGCTAAACTAatagtgtcgacagaatatcgtcggcagtcctccgaaggGTAtcacacgaaggtagattgatcggtagaggtgcgcgtaatcaagaacaagaaggcaacagagacacatcagttagacaggttcgggccgtctggacgacgtaataccctactcctgttgtCTGTTGATATGTATTGGCtacgtatgatattgcatgtatTTTGTGGGGTCCCCTACCCGTCTTATATAGCTGGGggttagggttacaagtcggttagatctagaagataaccgATAAGTAATAACAGGTTACAGGAATCACgggatcgagcatatcctaacagatctcgtagcatcttaagaatatcgcccttgatgtcttgcggtacacgccgagcagtaccgtgcaccgtaagtcttcatcttgtgggctggaccacccctggaggcgtagcccatgtaatctaccatgggtatctagggtcgtacccccatagctagtccccaagcgtcTTGTTTCctttgtgcaacgccgtcttaagcttgtccgagcaggtgtaaTCAAAGCCGAGCAGTTAGATTCATGGTCCGACCACCCTAATGAGTCGCGGAGCAGTTCTGGACCGTAACCGACCAGCTTAACTGTCTGGTCGAGCACGGGCTAACCCAAGTAAGTCTTGCTAGaaagatgtaaggagctcaagtttaaaatcagaaattttctcgcagtggaccaagtgtgcccacttagagtgtgaccacgagaaagggagataatcttcttcaacttcaagaggcacggagtcttccagattCAAGAAAACATACTCACTGCAAGGTGacgtgtgcccacttagtcccttagcctgacagtaggtgacgtggttaCGTGATGCCAAggtccagaaagtagaagaaagacagaagaccaaccgagcaggcagccagtacACGAGCTGAGCCCTAAAATGACAAATAGCAACCTTAAATTTGTCCTTCTCCAACGGTCTCCTACAATAGCTTTCTAAACAATTTTGTACTGGGAACCCCAAACTATTACTAACAAACCATAATTTTTTAATTTGGCAAGTCCAAATCTGGTCAAGAAACTTGGATTGACAACATGTGCTCATCAACATCCATACCCCCTTGAATGGTTTAACAATAGTGgtaggcaaaggtaacacaatctgcgcatgtgcatttttctatcggatcatacAATGAATATGTTGATTTTGATGTTGTGCCTGTGCAAGCTTGTTCAATTTTGTTAGGCCGCCCATGGTAATATGATATTGATATCCTATACACCATGGTAGACAAAATAAATACACGTTTACACATAATGGTAAGAAAATTGCTTTGCTTCCATTAACTCTTGCTAAAATTGTGTAAtgtgaaaaggaacttgctgaaaagaaaaagaatgaaTATGCTTTAGATTCTAGCAAGACTCTAATGAACAATCAACTAGCATTAAATTGAAGGGATATGTTTTACTTGCATTGCTACTAAATCTGCTCTTGCTGAAATTGATGCTCATGTTGAAACATGTTATGTTTTAACTTTCAAAAAGGCTATATGTTCTATTGATCCTTATCCTAGCTccatgcctcttgttggtactaataTTTTGCATGACTTCGAGGATGTATTCCCAACtgggagcccaccatggctgccaTCCTTGCAAGGGATTTAATGCTAAGACGATGATCTACTTTCTCAGCTACAATTGATGTCATCCATCGGAGGAGAAGTTGtacttcagtcgaggatgacttTAATTAAAAAAAGTatggatgatgaggacatcactccatcAAATACAAGCCGAGGTGGACCAGCGTGGGTGTCCAACTCACCCACACCATagtagaggcccagtccaactcgaGTTGAAGTCCATCTCTGATTCTAGGAGCCGTCCCAGGTTAAATCGAGTTAGAGGGCGCATATGGACTCcgtttcgacgatccatatatgcaTGAAAAGTTAATTTGATAAGCTAACCAATGgcattggtttcacatcaaaattcaTTCGgag
Above is a genomic segment from Miscanthus floridulus cultivar M001 chromosome 3, ASM1932011v1, whole genome shotgun sequence containing:
- the LOC136545899 gene encoding ethylene-response factor C3-like → MFSGSMHSYGGGGAMATDAALDTGGDDMQRLLNELMLDMAAKSDSFDDDMEAASSESSSSACSANSQEASRRPQQPQPDGDRTTSDNNNKGSKKQQQPFIGVRKRPWGKFAAEIRDSTRKGARVWLGTFDSPEAAAMAYDQAAFSVRGAAAVLNFPVERVQESLRALALSSAAPAAGGSPVLALKRRHSIRKRSPNKNKKQRQQQQQVAVAAAPQQQQQPPQPPCPGGNVVELEDLGADYLDELLRVSSEFHWQ